Proteins from a genomic interval of Rubinisphaera italica:
- a CDS encoding DUF1501 domain-containing protein codes for MLAEANDKVSAKGPHFPEAKAKHCIFLYMEGGPSHIDTFDPKPKLSELHLQEFNRSGEQQSAMSSGKRYYVESPFKFQKAGESGADMCDRWQHLPRVADELCFYRGCQVESVNHPTANYHVNTGNRFGGDPSLGAWVTYGLGSENKDLPGFIVLPELAFPQGGAANWSNGYLPTALQGTPLRPKGSPILDISPPAGVSREHQRKNLDFLHQLNDLHAHRHPEHADLSARMNNYELAFRMQMQVPEALNIDGETKQTLENYGIGQQPTDNFGRRCLLARKLVEKGVRFVQVYASTWDSHDYIAKAHGALIPTVDQPIAALIEDLRERGLLDETLIVWMGEFGRTPDNGVRGGGLAYGRDHNPDAMSVWLAGGGCKAGHTIGATDEIGATAVEYVHHVRDLHVTLLKLLGLDDNKLTYYHAGRFKQLSQFGGKSIEELIA; via the coding sequence ATGCTCGCTGAAGCCAACGACAAGGTGAGCGCCAAAGGACCGCACTTCCCGGAAGCCAAAGCCAAGCACTGCATCTTCCTTTACATGGAGGGTGGCCCTTCTCACATTGACACATTCGATCCCAAGCCCAAGCTGAGCGAACTGCACCTGCAGGAATTCAACCGTAGTGGAGAGCAGCAATCGGCCATGAGCAGTGGGAAGCGATACTACGTCGAAAGTCCGTTCAAGTTTCAGAAAGCGGGCGAAAGCGGAGCTGATATGTGCGATCGCTGGCAGCATCTGCCTCGTGTCGCTGATGAGCTCTGCTTCTATCGCGGCTGTCAGGTGGAATCGGTCAATCATCCGACCGCCAACTATCACGTCAATACCGGCAACCGCTTCGGTGGCGATCCATCTCTCGGCGCCTGGGTCACCTACGGTCTCGGCAGCGAGAACAAAGATCTCCCCGGCTTCATCGTGTTGCCCGAACTCGCTTTCCCTCAGGGCGGAGCCGCCAATTGGTCGAACGGATATTTACCAACCGCTTTGCAGGGCACGCCGCTGCGTCCCAAAGGTTCGCCGATTCTCGATATCTCTCCCCCTGCTGGAGTCTCTCGCGAGCATCAACGCAAGAATCTCGATTTCCTGCATCAACTGAATGATCTCCATGCACATCGACATCCGGAACATGCCGATCTATCCGCTCGCATGAACAATTACGAACTCGCCTTTCGCATGCAGATGCAGGTTCCCGAGGCTCTCAATATCGATGGCGAAACCAAACAGACGCTCGAAAACTACGGCATCGGCCAGCAGCCGACCGACAACTTTGGCCGCCGCTGCCTGCTCGCCCGCAAACTGGTCGAGAAGGGCGTTCGCTTTGTGCAGGTTTATGCGAGCACCTGGGACTCGCACGACTATATCGCCAAAGCTCACGGAGCCCTCATCCCAACGGTCGACCAGCCAATCGCCGCACTCATTGAAGACCTTCGTGAACGGGGCCTGCTCGACGAAACGCTCATTGTCTGGATGGGGGAATTCGGCCGCACGCCCGATAACGGAGTCCGCGGCGGTGGACTCGCCTACGGCCGCGATCACAATCCCGATGCCATGTCGGTCTGGCTCGCCGGCGGCGGCTGCAAAGCAGGCCACACCATCGGAGCGACAGATGAAATCGGCGCGACAGCCGTCGAATACGTGCACCACGTCCGCGACCTGCACGTCACCCTCCTCAAACTCCTCGGCCTCGACGACAACAAACTCACCTACTACCACGCCGGCCGCTTCAAACAACTCAGCCAGTTCGGCGGGAAAAGTATTGAGGAGTTGATTGCGTGA
- a CDS encoding cyclic-phosphate processing receiver domain-containing protein — protein MSTSKLLIWLDDERDPKDSRWESYFPINDPDVIWVKSYEEFVVWISSKEFPDAICFDHDLGDGPSGYDAAKWLTQHCLTNGLKLPLWNIQSANPIGKENIVSLLKSFERIMESQ, from the coding sequence ATGAGTACTTCCAAACTATTAATCTGGCTTGATGACGAAAGAGATCCAAAAGACTCTCGCTGGGAATCATATTTTCCAATCAATGATCCAGATGTGATATGGGTTAAATCCTATGAAGAATTTGTAGTTTGGATTTCCAGTAAAGAGTTTCCAGATGCTATATGTTTCGACCATGATCTTGGCGATGGCCCCAGTGGTTACGACGCCGCTAAATGGCTAACCCAACACTGTCTTACAAACGGACTGAAATTACCGTTGTGGAACATTCAGAGTGCAAACCCAATCGGCAAAGAAAATATCGTATCCTTACTCAAGTCCTTTGAGCGGATAATGGAAAGCCAATAA
- a CDS encoding HAD-IIA family hydrolase, translated as MVKAMPYQSHGLLLDMDGVIYRGNQLIPGADEFVAELISKQIPFLFLTNNSQRTQRDVATKVRRMGIPVEDHHVYTCAMATASFLADRKPHGTAYVIGEGGLHNALHDVGYSIVESHPDYVVVGEGRTFTMEMLERACNLVIGGAKLIATNMDPNCPTQFGLRPGCGAIVAMIESATGIKAFSVGKPSPIMMRAARKELHLTADETTIIGDTMETDILGGVQLGYHTVLVLSGGTQKSDLKQFAFQPDLIVDSIAEIDLEMLLNEPKALATVYA; from the coding sequence ATGGTGAAAGCGATGCCCTACCAGTCGCACGGATTGTTACTCGACATGGACGGAGTAATTTATCGAGGCAATCAGTTGATTCCCGGAGCCGATGAGTTTGTGGCGGAACTGATCAGCAAGCAGATTCCGTTTTTGTTTCTCACGAACAATTCTCAACGAACGCAGCGGGATGTCGCCACGAAAGTTCGCCGGATGGGAATTCCGGTCGAGGATCATCATGTTTATACCTGTGCGATGGCGACTGCCAGTTTTCTTGCCGATCGCAAACCACACGGCACCGCTTATGTCATCGGCGAAGGAGGGCTGCATAATGCGTTGCACGATGTCGGCTATTCGATTGTCGAGTCGCATCCCGACTATGTCGTTGTCGGTGAAGGCCGCACCTTCACGATGGAAATGCTGGAACGCGCGTGCAATCTGGTCATCGGCGGAGCCAAACTGATCGCCACCAATATGGATCCGAACTGCCCGACGCAATTCGGTTTACGGCCTGGCTGCGGAGCGATTGTCGCGATGATCGAATCTGCGACCGGCATCAAAGCGTTCAGCGTCGGCAAGCCGAGCCCGATCATGATGCGAGCCGCCCGAAAGGAACTGCATCTGACAGCCGACGAAACCACCATCATCGGCGACACCATGGAAACCGACATCCTGGGCGGAGTCCAACTCGGCTACCACACCGTCCTCGTCCTCTCCGGCGGCACCCAGAAAAGCGACCTCAAACAATTCGCTTTTCAACCGGATTTGATTGTTGATTCGATTGCCGAGATTGATCTGGAGATGTTGTTGAATGAGCCGAAAGCGCTGGCGACGGTTTATGCATGA
- the bchE gene encoding magnesium-protoporphyrin IX monomethyl ester anaerobic oxidative cyclase, producing MNIVIINPPHTAIGSRIPREHLPPLGLLSLGGPLLDDGFSVQLIDAELKPMSLSEIVDEAERLQADTIMIGHSGSSSVHATVLELCHQLKARSPELTIIYGGVHPTYYWDEILAECSEVDFIIRGEGEQTCLSLMQAIRDHSPLDQIKGIAYREEGEICATPDADLIRNLDDYRVGWELIDHKNYSYWGGKRAVVAQFSRGCPHLCNYCGQRGFWTVRRHRDPVKFAKELARLAREEGVELINFADELPTGSRKAWKTFLEALIAEDVSLLLVGSTRTSDIVRDEDILHLYKKAGVIRFLLGIESYDETTLANIQKGGSTSTDQRAIQLLRQHGILSMATYVIGFEEERDRDFLKSFRHLVHYDPDQVQLLYATPHRWTPFYETVENRRVIETDTRRWDYKHQVIATPGIPAWRVFCWFKLIEVMIQLRPKVLKRMFFHRDPDYRHAMRWYTRIGRRVWFHEVFEFLFKTRHHKGNLTLKQFLGTNFAEREYSMNTKKDAPETLVSLKN from the coding sequence ATGAATATTGTCATTATCAATCCGCCGCACACGGCTATTGGCAGCCGAATCCCCCGCGAGCATTTGCCGCCTCTCGGCCTGCTTTCCCTCGGCGGACCGCTTCTCGATGACGGGTTTTCCGTTCAACTCATCGATGCTGAACTCAAGCCGATGTCTCTGTCTGAAATTGTCGACGAAGCCGAGCGTCTGCAGGCTGACACCATCATGATTGGTCACTCCGGTTCCAGTTCCGTCCATGCCACCGTGCTTGAACTGTGTCATCAGCTCAAAGCCAGATCTCCCGAGCTGACCATCATTTACGGCGGCGTTCATCCGACCTACTACTGGGATGAAATTCTCGCAGAGTGCAGTGAAGTCGATTTCATCATTCGCGGCGAAGGCGAACAGACCTGCCTCTCTCTGATGCAGGCGATTCGAGATCATTCGCCGCTGGATCAAATCAAAGGGATCGCCTATCGCGAAGAGGGGGAAATCTGTGCGACACCCGATGCCGATCTCATTCGTAATCTCGATGACTACCGCGTCGGCTGGGAATTGATCGACCATAAAAACTATTCCTACTGGGGCGGCAAGCGAGCTGTCGTGGCTCAGTTTTCGCGAGGCTGTCCGCACCTGTGCAACTACTGCGGCCAGCGTGGATTCTGGACCGTGCGGCGTCATCGCGATCCCGTCAAATTCGCCAAAGAACTCGCCCGCCTGGCTCGCGAGGAAGGAGTCGAGCTGATCAACTTTGCCGATGAACTTCCGACCGGCTCTCGCAAAGCCTGGAAAACATTTCTCGAAGCTCTCATCGCGGAAGATGTTTCTCTACTCCTCGTCGGCTCTACCCGCACCAGCGATATCGTTCGCGATGAGGACATTCTGCATCTCTACAAAAAGGCGGGCGTCATTCGGTTTCTACTCGGCATTGAAAGTTACGATGAAACCACGCTCGCAAATATTCAAAAGGGAGGCTCGACCAGTACCGACCAGCGGGCCATTCAACTCCTGCGACAGCACGGCATCCTTTCGATGGCGACGTATGTCATCGGCTTTGAGGAAGAGCGAGATCGCGACTTCCTGAAATCTTTTCGGCACCTCGTTCATTACGATCCTGACCAGGTCCAGCTCCTGTATGCCACGCCTCATCGCTGGACGCCGTTTTATGAGACAGTCGAAAATCGTCGAGTCATCGAAACCGATACCCGACGCTGGGACTATAAACATCAGGTCATCGCCACCCCCGGCATCCCTGCCTGGCGAGTCTTCTGCTGGTTCAAACTGATCGAAGTGATGATCCAACTCCGCCCGAAAGTCCTTAAACGGATGTTCTTTCATCGGGATCCCGATTACCGTCACGCTATGCGCTGGTACACCCGCATCGGCCGCCGTGTCTGGTTCCATGAAGTCTTCGAGTTCCTCTTCAAAACTCGCCACCACAAGGGAAACCTGACCCTCAAACAATTCCTGGGAACGAACTTCGCCGAACGGGAGTATTCGATGAATACGAAAAAAGATGCTCCGGAAACTCTGGTCAGTCTCAAAAATTGA
- a CDS encoding arsinothricin resistance N-acetyltransferase ArsN1 family B, whose amino-acid sequence MTANSNASEPIVRLATSADAAAIVEIYNYYITNTIITFEEEVISEAEMSRRMFDIAALNLPWLVAEVEGQVAGYAYAGQFRTRIAFRYTVEVTVYLDMKYAGRGLGSKLYEELFAKLKELGIHVAIGGISLPNESSVALHEKFGMEKVAHFKEVGYKFDQWIDVGFWQRML is encoded by the coding sequence ATGACGGCGAATTCAAATGCTTCCGAGCCAATAGTACGACTGGCAACATCGGCGGATGCGGCGGCGATTGTTGAGATCTATAACTATTACATCACCAACACGATCATCACTTTTGAAGAAGAGGTGATTTCAGAGGCGGAGATGTCTCGGCGGATGTTTGACATCGCGGCTTTGAATCTGCCCTGGCTGGTGGCGGAGGTTGAAGGGCAGGTCGCCGGATATGCTTATGCGGGTCAGTTTCGAACGCGGATCGCCTTTCGATATACGGTCGAAGTGACTGTCTATCTTGATATGAAATACGCCGGCCGGGGCCTTGGCTCGAAGCTGTATGAGGAGTTGTTCGCAAAGCTGAAAGAATTGGGGATTCATGTGGCCATTGGCGGGATTTCCTTGCCGAATGAATCGAGCGTGGCTCTGCATGAAAAGTTTGGCATGGAGAAAGTCGCTCACTTCAAAGAGGTCGGCTACAAATTCGATCAATGGATTGACGTCGGCTTCTGGCAGCGGATGTTGTGA
- a CDS encoding macro domain-containing protein, translating to MKVTLVEGDLLDQEVDAIVNAWNRNIIPWWLLIPQGVSGAIKKRAGLQPFRELGRMGAIPLGEAVETSAGKLPFKTIIHVAGINLLWRSSEISIRNSVRNAVAIASKREFRSIAMPLIGAGSGGGKADKVLKIIQDELTKLTYDGEVIIVRYRKQSP from the coding sequence ATGAAAGTGACTTTGGTTGAAGGAGACTTGCTGGATCAGGAAGTGGATGCGATTGTGAATGCCTGGAATCGAAACATCATTCCCTGGTGGCTACTGATCCCGCAGGGAGTTTCTGGAGCCATCAAAAAGCGAGCTGGGTTGCAACCATTTCGAGAACTGGGGCGCATGGGAGCCATACCACTAGGGGAAGCGGTGGAAACTTCAGCAGGCAAACTCCCCTTCAAAACCATCATTCATGTCGCTGGCATAAATTTGCTATGGCGATCTTCAGAAATATCCATCCGTAATTCTGTTCGCAATGCCGTTGCGATTGCATCGAAACGAGAATTCCGATCGATTGCGATGCCTTTAATCGGAGCCGGTTCAGGTGGCGGGAAAGCAGATAAGGTTCTCAAAATCATTCAGGATGAACTCACAAAACTGACCTATGACGGTGAAGTGATCATCGTTCGATACCGTAAGCAAAGTCCTTAG
- a CDS encoding SGNH/GDSL hydrolase family protein: protein MKHFCVLLYLLTMVSFVTADEPVRERIEWIDIWVTDADKVDLPRVLFVGDSITRGYFGAVEKHLAGKAYCARLTTSKCVSDPTFNDDLLQLLKQYKFSVIHFNNGLHGWGYTEDQYRDGLSKTVDALKEHAGDARLVWATTTPVREKTDLQTFAEQTDRVIVRNKLAAEIVTEQHLSTDDLFELVKDHGDWQSTDGVHFNAKGNEALAKQVAESVAGCLSE from the coding sequence GTGAAGCATTTCTGCGTTCTACTTTACCTACTTACAATGGTTTCGTTCGTAACCGCTGATGAGCCAGTGCGAGAACGCATTGAGTGGATCGACATTTGGGTCACAGATGCGGATAAAGTTGATCTTCCCAGAGTTCTGTTCGTGGGAGATTCGATCACGAGGGGATATTTCGGAGCCGTCGAAAAGCATCTTGCCGGTAAGGCTTATTGTGCCCGACTGACCACATCGAAATGTGTGTCGGACCCGACATTCAATGACGATCTCCTGCAGTTGTTAAAGCAGTACAAGTTCTCAGTGATTCACTTCAATAATGGTCTTCACGGCTGGGGTTACACCGAAGATCAATATCGAGATGGTCTTTCAAAAACGGTTGACGCTCTGAAGGAACATGCTGGTGACGCCAGGTTGGTCTGGGCGACCACGACGCCTGTGCGTGAAAAGACCGACTTGCAAACCTTCGCCGAACAAACAGATCGAGTTATAGTTCGGAACAAGCTCGCTGCTGAGATCGTCACGGAACAACACCTTTCAACGGATGACCTTTTTGAACTGGTCAAGGACCATGGCGACTGGCAATCCACGGACGGAGTTCACTTCAACGCAAAGGGAAATGAAGCATTAGCGAAGCAGGTGGCTGAAAGTGTTGCTGGATGTTTATCTGAGTAG
- a CDS encoding cold-shock protein, whose protein sequence is MAEGTIKRLTDKGFGFIDTGGSKDLFFHSSSVQGASFDDLHEGQRVEFTAGQGPKGPCAENVRPA, encoded by the coding sequence ATGGCAGAAGGCACAATCAAACGACTAACTGACAAGGGTTTTGGATTCATCGACACGGGCGGTTCAAAAGACTTGTTCTTTCATTCTTCAAGTGTGCAAGGCGCGAGTTTCGACGATTTGCATGAAGGACAGAGAGTAGAGTTCACGGCAGGTCAAGGACCGAAAGGTCCATGTGCCGAAAACGTGAGACCAGCGTAG
- a CDS encoding DMT family transporter, whose amino-acid sequence MKETTVRDWMLMLIAGLAAAVIPFQAVVNGRLGRALEHPLYAAFFSFLGGTIALTILVLATTPGIPSWPKENPTPWFYFIGGLLGVVFVTTILIVTPQIGPANVLAATVVGQLTMAIIIDHFGILGVPIIPVSLPRLLGVLMLFGGLLLIQTR is encoded by the coding sequence ATGAAGGAAACGACCGTGCGTGACTGGATGCTGATGTTGATTGCAGGACTGGCCGCTGCGGTGATTCCGTTTCAAGCTGTTGTGAATGGTCGATTGGGACGTGCATTAGAACATCCGCTTTATGCCGCGTTTTTCTCTTTCCTGGGCGGCACAATTGCATTAACAATTCTTGTACTGGCAACAACGCCCGGTATTCCGTCCTGGCCAAAAGAAAACCCGACCCCCTGGTTCTACTTTATCGGGGGACTCCTCGGAGTTGTTTTCGTGACAACGATTTTGATTGTCACGCCTCAAATCGGTCCTGCCAATGTTCTGGCTGCGACTGTGGTCGGCCAGTTGACGATGGCGATCATCATCGATCATTTCGGAATTTTGGGCGTGCCCATCATCCCGGTTTCACTTCCACGCCTACTCGGTGTGCTCATGCTTTTTGGTGGTCTGCTATTGATCCAGACTCGCTGA
- a CDS encoding signal peptidase II, producing the protein MNATIPQSVSTETKVAKSADLNVQIPRSRYVVFLSLFVLGTFWDLYTKATVFESLGYPGGISTWKQTFLNSWVQFRYYTSFNEGALWGMGQGYTAMFAILSIGAGIGILCWLFWFRAAKSLWLTITLGLVMAGTMGNLYDRLGWHGYEVAGRKMFAVRDFLAFTFGNYHYPIFNFADVFLVTGAIMLAFYSIFLDLPESKPKEKSASTGEEA; encoded by the coding sequence ATGAATGCGACCATACCCCAATCGGTATCCACTGAGACGAAAGTCGCAAAATCAGCCGACCTCAATGTACAAATTCCCCGGTCGCGATATGTCGTATTTCTAAGCCTGTTCGTACTCGGCACGTTCTGGGATTTGTACACGAAAGCGACCGTCTTTGAATCCCTCGGCTATCCCGGTGGAATCTCTACCTGGAAGCAGACCTTCCTGAATTCGTGGGTTCAATTCCGCTATTATACGAGCTTCAACGAAGGTGCTCTCTGGGGGATGGGTCAGGGCTACACGGCGATGTTCGCCATTCTTTCGATTGGAGCGGGAATCGGAATTCTGTGCTGGCTATTCTGGTTTCGAGCGGCCAAAAGTCTGTGGCTGACAATCACATTGGGACTGGTCATGGCAGGTACGATGGGAAATCTTTACGACCGGCTTGGCTGGCATGGCTATGAAGTCGCGGGTCGAAAAATGTTTGCAGTCAGAGATTTTCTGGCATTCACCTTCGGAAATTACCATTATCCGATTTTTAATTTTGCCGACGTCTTTCTTGTGACAGGGGCCATCATGCTGGCTTTCTATTCGATATTTCTGGATTTGCCCGAATCGAAGCCGAAAGAAAAATCGGCATCAACAGGAGAAGAAGCATGA
- a CDS encoding DUF2254 domain-containing protein has protein sequence MWTWITYLWDSMKSNFGVIPAFMLLVGIVAGFLFPGLEMSSSSVLKEWLPYTLSPESDARLMQSMIGILSAVSGVVFSVSMLVIAQASSQFGPRIVRIFANRQITQWTLGAFLGSTLYCLLVLWQIPLTDSNRSLMPGTVFLGLVSGLVSLLLLIRYIYAVAELMQVQTIIRDVSSDLDSSIERLFPESDPESKLKSREWDAERFEGGEPVYVGSQGYVQAIAYHDLANLAARKNYFLRLSAKPGEFVTTHEPVIWVMHESELTDETRNEMSGMVLTGKQRTPRQDVECALRELVEIALRALSPGINDPYTAMSCIDYLGATLARMCQRESQQSLFFDDDDQVRLYAPRDDFEDAFRTAFHQIRIFAANNPAVIITILKAMKRVATSITNESQRMAIRSEAEILNSIITETWGYAKDREPALKWYELLMETLKSPKEGNDPEAAELPSE, from the coding sequence ATGTGGACTTGGATTACGTATCTATGGGATTCGATGAAATCGAATTTTGGCGTCATACCCGCATTCATGCTTCTGGTAGGGATTGTCGCCGGATTCCTATTTCCCGGACTCGAGATGAGTTCCAGCAGTGTTCTTAAAGAATGGCTGCCTTACACGCTGTCTCCGGAATCCGATGCTCGTTTGATGCAATCTATGATCGGGATTCTATCTGCAGTTTCCGGTGTTGTGTTCTCGGTGAGTATGCTCGTGATCGCTCAAGCCAGTTCTCAGTTTGGCCCCCGGATTGTTCGAATTTTTGCCAATCGACAAATTACGCAATGGACCCTAGGCGCGTTTTTGGGTTCGACATTGTATTGCCTGCTTGTCTTGTGGCAAATCCCTTTAACAGACAGTAACCGCAGTCTGATGCCGGGTACCGTATTCCTGGGATTGGTTAGCGGACTTGTCAGTCTACTCCTGTTGATTCGATATATTTATGCCGTTGCTGAACTGATGCAGGTGCAGACGATCATTCGCGACGTCTCTTCGGATCTTGATAGCAGCATCGAACGTCTTTTTCCTGAAAGCGATCCCGAATCCAAACTCAAATCCAGGGAATGGGATGCCGAGCGGTTCGAAGGTGGCGAACCGGTTTATGTGGGATCACAAGGTTATGTTCAGGCCATTGCCTATCACGATCTGGCAAATTTAGCCGCTCGAAAAAACTATTTTCTCAGGCTCTCGGCTAAGCCTGGAGAGTTTGTCACCACACACGAACCGGTCATCTGGGTGATGCACGAAAGCGAACTGACGGATGAAACACGAAATGAAATGTCAGGGATGGTTTTAACAGGCAAGCAGCGAACACCCCGTCAGGATGTCGAATGTGCTCTTCGGGAACTGGTGGAAATCGCCCTGCGCGCACTCTCGCCAGGCATCAATGATCCCTACACCGCGATGTCCTGCATCGATTATCTCGGCGCGACACTTGCGCGAATGTGTCAACGGGAATCGCAGCAGTCTCTGTTTTTCGATGATGACGATCAAGTTCGGCTTTATGCCCCACGAGATGACTTCGAGGATGCTTTTCGTACCGCATTTCATCAAATCCGAATCTTCGCGGCCAATAACCCCGCCGTCATTATCACGATTCTGAAAGCAATGAAACGAGTTGCGACTTCCATCACAAATGAATCTCAAAGAATGGCCATCCGCAGCGAAGCCGAGATTCTTAACTCAATTATCACAGAAACCTGGGGTTATGCCAAAGATCGCGAACCAGCACTCAAGTGGTACGAACTGCTGATGGAAACCCTCAAATCCCCCAAAGAAGGCAACGACCCCGAAGCCGCCGAGTTGCCTTCGGAATAG
- a CDS encoding class I SAM-dependent methyltransferase has product MLPRTLEPEVMSTAEEVQAYDTMDHSQVNQKFIEDLLAAIEIQANSRILDLGTGTGLIPLEFVRQCAEGTILGVDLSEQMIETARGHVLKNGLEDRIQFQAADATATFFSPDSCDVLMSNSIVHHIPQPQQFFVEATRLLRPCGQMFVRDLLRPDSVSEAEKLVQLHAAYDTEFQQQLLRQSLHAALTISEVESMLEQISDLQANVTQTSDRHWTLIGEKRSG; this is encoded by the coding sequence ATGCTCCCCCGAACGCTTGAACCGGAAGTCATGAGTACTGCCGAGGAAGTGCAAGCTTATGACACAATGGATCACAGTCAGGTGAACCAGAAATTCATCGAAGACCTGCTCGCTGCCATCGAAATTCAGGCTAATTCTCGAATTCTCGATCTCGGTACTGGTACAGGCCTGATTCCCCTCGAATTTGTCCGGCAATGTGCTGAAGGAACAATCCTGGGAGTGGATCTCTCAGAGCAGATGATTGAAACAGCCCGTGGGCATGTCCTCAAAAATGGCCTGGAAGATCGTATTCAGTTTCAAGCGGCAGACGCAACGGCGACCTTTTTTTCACCAGACTCCTGTGACGTTTTGATGTCGAACAGCATTGTCCATCATATTCCTCAACCTCAACAATTTTTCGTCGAGGCGACTCGCCTGCTACGACCCTGTGGCCAGATGTTTGTTCGCGATTTACTTCGGCCCGATTCTGTCTCAGAAGCCGAAAAGCTTGTCCAACTCCACGCCGCTTACGATACCGAATTCCAGCAGCAACTCCTCCGCCAGTCACTCCATGCCGCTTTGACGATTTCAGAAGTGGAATCGATGCTCGAGCAGATTTCCGACCTGCAGGCAAATGTCACTCAAACGAGTGATCGACACTGGACACTCATTGGTGAAAAACGATCAGGTTGA
- a CDS encoding FAD-dependent oxidoreductase: MEADVVIIGGGIAGLWTLDELLRHGVRALLLENRALGFGQTISSQGIIHGGLKYSLKGVLTASADEIREMPLVWRECLSGQREPNLSKTDVRSHCCYLWQTRALSSQAGMLGAQLNLRIKPKNIPDHHRPEILRDTPGHVYQLDEQVLSPRSLLNSFRSRLSPYLLQVDETDGVQLQVEKTGAISAITIRHDNREETITCRAVMMSAGVSNALLSEQSGRKQSMQLRPLHMAMVKGPLPMFQGHCIDGAKTRMTITSEYLEDGETVWQLGGNIAEQGIGQTSEDLIRFAARELNQILPALDLSNLEFATYLIDRAERKVKLGMRPDTPQILKHKNILTCWPTKLAFAPRVAERIQKLIQKEFGIEKHSEEWDIAPLSEWKTPDVAAPPWSRAEVWYDAQGQSLSASGTQTPFKQAS; the protein is encoded by the coding sequence ATGGAAGCCGATGTCGTCATTATTGGCGGTGGAATTGCTGGTCTTTGGACACTGGATGAATTGCTTCGCCATGGAGTGCGTGCCCTTCTGCTGGAAAATCGTGCACTGGGTTTTGGGCAGACAATTAGCTCTCAGGGCATTATTCATGGTGGCCTCAAATATTCACTCAAAGGTGTTTTAACGGCTTCTGCGGATGAAATTCGTGAGATGCCGCTCGTCTGGCGAGAATGTCTCTCTGGTCAGCGAGAACCAAATCTTTCGAAAACGGATGTGCGGAGTCATTGCTGCTATTTGTGGCAAACGCGGGCACTCTCCTCTCAAGCCGGCATGCTGGGAGCTCAGTTGAACCTGCGGATCAAACCAAAGAATATTCCCGATCATCATCGACCGGAAATCCTTCGCGACACTCCCGGGCATGTTTACCAGCTGGACGAACAGGTTCTTTCGCCAAGATCGTTGCTGAATTCGTTTCGCAGTCGTCTCTCGCCTTATCTTTTGCAGGTCGATGAAACCGATGGCGTGCAACTTCAGGTTGAAAAAACGGGAGCGATCTCTGCGATAACGATTCGGCATGACAATCGCGAAGAGACGATTACCTGCCGGGCAGTCATGATGTCAGCTGGAGTCAGCAATGCACTGCTGAGCGAACAATCTGGTCGAAAGCAGTCAATGCAGTTACGTCCGTTGCATATGGCGATGGTGAAAGGTCCGCTGCCGATGTTCCAGGGGCATTGTATCGATGGTGCAAAAACCCGGATGACGATCACATCGGAATATCTGGAAGACGGGGAAACGGTTTGGCAACTGGGAGGCAACATTGCCGAACAGGGAATTGGGCAGACCTCAGAAGATTTGATCCGGTTCGCGGCTCGGGAATTGAACCAGATTTTGCCAGCATTGGATCTCTCGAACCTGGAATTTGCCACGTATCTTATTGATCGGGCAGAGCGGAAAGTTAAGCTGGGGATGCGACCGGATACGCCTCAAATATTGAAGCACAAAAATATTTTGACCTGCTGGCCGACCAAACTGGCATTTGCCCCGCGTGTGGCTGAACGAATTCAAAAGTTGATACAGAAAGAGTTTGGGATCGAGAAGCACTCAGAAGAATGGGATATCGCCCCGCTTTCCGAGTGGAAAACGCCGGACGTGGCCGCTCCCCCATGGTCAAGAGCAGAAGTTTGGTACGACGCTCAGGGGCAAAGTCTTTCCGCATCAGGGACTCAAACACCATTCAAGCAAGCCAGTTAG